A genomic segment from Terriglobia bacterium encodes:
- a CDS encoding glycoside hydrolase domain-containing protein, with protein sequence MSRWSFLALATVPLLLSFLRPAPQPALTWWTTGDLEKIRPSASEPPNATHGAKIHAARNEFEPFQLVLRAQGQDVDGIDVQVSDLRGPRETISSEKYITVYFEGYLDLARPSSLDGGTGEWPDPLIPRIDRFANEKRNAFPFKLTSGRTQPIWIDVFVPPATPAGTYRGEVQVTAAGKTPITVPVELEVWNFQLPSTSSLPTAFGFSGNAAERIHYGRYKEDKDVDDITYLYAKSALWNRITLDGSASILPIIKIVNGNVQLYWDEYDGVMAPFMNGMVFSSNEPLSGAKATSVAIHTPPLVKTPEQQVQFWRQIAQHFREKGWFDRLIDYLWDEPKANSYPAMAELGRLVHKADPALQNLVTAPFHSDWSDFIDIWTPPINCFERKPHQYDFCNPMVERAAYQPELTKGKRLWWYQACGSHGCDVIGGEYFRGWPSYMIDDAPVRNRIMEWLTWKYGMQGELYYSMDEAFARKPDPWKDVNVYAGNGDGTLFYPGRPQVIGGTKQIPIESIRLKLIREGLEDYEYLVLLTKLAGNQEVSDGITGLLHNTYDYDQDPAKLMAARDWLGREINRRVSR encoded by the coding sequence TGAGACCGGCTCCCCAGCCGGCCTTGACATGGTGGACCACGGGGGACCTCGAAAAGATCCGCCCGTCCGCTAGCGAACCTCCGAATGCCACTCACGGCGCAAAAATCCACGCGGCGCGCAATGAATTCGAACCGTTCCAGCTCGTCCTGAGGGCTCAAGGTCAGGATGTGGACGGAATCGACGTCCAGGTCTCCGATCTCCGTGGTCCGCGGGAAACGATCTCGTCCGAGAAGTACATTACGGTCTATTTCGAAGGTTATCTGGATCTGGCACGTCCATCATCCCTCGACGGTGGAACGGGTGAGTGGCCGGACCCGTTGATTCCCCGCATCGACCGCTTCGCGAACGAAAAGCGCAATGCCTTCCCATTCAAGTTGACCAGCGGCCGCACCCAGCCCATCTGGATCGACGTCTTCGTCCCGCCGGCCACTCCCGCAGGCACGTATCGAGGTGAAGTTCAAGTGACGGCGGCGGGCAAAACTCCCATCACGGTGCCGGTCGAACTTGAAGTCTGGAACTTTCAATTGCCGAGCACTTCAAGCCTGCCGACGGCGTTCGGATTCAGCGGCAATGCGGCGGAGCGGATACATTACGGGCGTTATAAAGAAGACAAGGACGTCGACGACATCACCTATCTGTACGCGAAATCGGCGCTCTGGAATCGAATCACTCTCGACGGCAGCGCCAGCATCCTTCCCATCATCAAAATCGTCAACGGCAATGTCCAGCTGTACTGGGATGAATACGACGGCGTGATGGCGCCGTTCATGAACGGCATGGTGTTCTCATCGAACGAGCCGTTGAGCGGAGCTAAAGCCACTTCCGTTGCCATTCACACGCCCCCGCTGGTAAAAACGCCGGAGCAACAGGTCCAATTCTGGCGCCAGATTGCCCAGCATTTTCGTGAAAAAGGCTGGTTCGATCGCCTGATCGACTACCTGTGGGATGAGCCGAAGGCGAACTCCTACCCCGCGATGGCCGAACTTGGACGATTGGTGCACAAGGCCGACCCCGCGCTGCAGAACCTGGTTACTGCGCCATTTCATTCAGACTGGTCCGATTTCATCGATATCTGGACTCCGCCGATCAATTGTTTCGAGCGGAAGCCCCATCAGTACGATTTCTGCAATCCCATGGTGGAACGAGCCGCTTACCAGCCCGAGCTCACAAAGGGCAAACGGTTGTGGTGGTATCAGGCATGTGGCAGCCACGGCTGCGACGTCATCGGAGGCGAGTACTTCCGGGGCTGGCCGAGCTATATGATCGACGACGCGCCCGTCCGCAATCGCATCATGGAGTGGCTCACCTGGAAATACGGTATGCAGGGCGAGCTTTATTACAGCATGGACGAAGCCTTCGCACGGAAACCCGACCCATGGAAGGACGTCAACGTATACGCCGGCAACGGCGATGGAACCCTCTTCTACCCTGGCAGGCCTCAAGTCATCGGCGGCACGAAACAGATTCCGATCGAAAGCATCCGCCTCAAACTCATTCGGGAAGGGCTCGAGGACTATGAGTATCTCGTCCTGCTGACGAAGCTGGCGGGTAATCAGGAAGTCTCGGACGGGATCACCGGGCTGCTTCACAACACCTACGACTACGATCAGGATCCGGCAAAACTGATGGCCGCCCGCGACTGGCTGGGCCGCGAAATCAACCGGCGAGTGAGCCGCTGA